ATTCTTTATCTTTTGAAGTGTCAAAATAAATACCATCACTTATTTTATAAGCAATGTCTTTTTGCATTAAATTGTTAATCATTTCAATCATTGCTTCAATATTATCAGTAGCTTTTGGCTCATGGGTATTTTCAAGATTGTTTAATGTTTTCATATCATTCTTGTATTCATTAATATAAAAGTGGGTGATTGTCTCTAAACTTTGATTAGTAGTGTGCATTTTTTTTATGATTTTATCATCAATATCAGTAAAGTTTTTGGTCATATTTACAGAATAACCATTACTTTTTAATACTCTGTGCAATAAATCAAAAGTAACAGCAGATTTTGCATGGCCTAAGTGTGAATCATCATAAACAGTAGGCCCACATACATAGATTTTTACTTCATTGTCACAAATAGGTTCAAAAAGAACCTTTTGTTTTTTTAAAGAATCAAAAAAATGTATTTTTTCCATTATTTAAACAGCGCTTCTAAAGAAGTAGTATCTTTTGTTTTTACTTCATTTTTAGAAGAATTACCAGAGTCTTGAATTCCAATAGCATCTGTTTCTACTAATTCAATTGTATGTCGTGTAAGCATAGAAGCCAATCTAATATTTAAACCAGCACGTCCAATTGCTTTTGATTTTTGATCACTTGGAATAGTAACGATTGCTTTTGGTCTTTCATCTATACTTTTTGAAGGTTCAATTTTAACAGAAGAAATAATTGCAGGAGATAAAGCTCTTGAAATAAACATTTCAGGTGTATCAGAAAATTCAACACAATCTATGTTCTCTCCATTTAATTGAGCAGATACTGCCATAATTCTTACCCCTTTAACACCAACAACTGAACCAATTGGATCAATTTGAGCATCATAAGTAGATAAAGCAATTTTAGCTCTTGCTCCTGGAATTCTAGCACTTGCTTCAATAGCAATTCTTTTGTCTTTTAATTCTGGAACTTCCAGCGCTAATAGGCCTTCTAAAAATTTAGGAGAAGTACGTGAAAGCTCAACTACCAAACCATTTTCTTTAGTAATAGTTACTATTTTTACAACAGACTTTAAAGTATCTCCAATTTTAAAAGATTCTCCTTTAATTCTGTTTTTACGAGAAAGCATTCCTCTAACTTCACCAATTTCAACATAAGTATTTTCTTCACGATCAATTCTGGTTACTGTACCATTAATGATTTTTCCGACTTTATCTTGGTACTTAGCTAATAAATTAACTTCAATAAAACGTTGCAGTCTGTATTCAAAGTTATTGTATAAAATACTTGCAGCATTTCGCCCCATGTTTTCAAATTCTAAATCATAATTAATGAAATCACCGATTTCTAAATCCGCGTCAATTTCTTTTGCTTCATCAATTATCATGTAGTTATCAATATTTAAAGGTTTATCCCATTCATCAACTGCATTTGCAAGTAGTCTTTTGTCATCTTCATCAATAACTTCTACTTTTTGAAATAAGTTCAGTTTTTTATTTTCTTTATCAATTTCGGCGTCAAACTTTAATGTATGATCAACCATTTTTTCAGCTGTTTTTATTAATGCCTCTTTTAATGCATTTTCAACGTCTTCAATTTTAAGACCTTTTTCATATGCAATAGAGTCTAAAATATCTATAATTTTATCCATTGTTTCCCTTTGTAATTAACATTGAACTGTTTATTTTTTGATTCTTGAGTTTAATGTAGATAGATATTATATCAAAAAGAACTTTTATAAAAATTAATAGACTACAAAAAGATTTAAAATTACATATTTTATCTATAATTTTCTCTCTAATATAGTAAAGAATTAATATTCACATTATAAGCTTAAGAGAACACCTTATATCTTTTATATAAAAAAAAGCATATTTTGGATATAATCCAAGATTATTACAAAAAAACAAAAGGTTATTTAGATGGAACTATTAGTTGCAAGAGTTGAATTAAAAGAAAAACCGAAAAAAATAAAGTTTGAGAAAATTCAAGAACTTTTAAAAGAAAATACTCATCAAATGTTATATTTTGATAGAGACAATTCGCACAAAGACATGATGGCATTAGTCGATGCTTTAGAAAAAGAAGAATTAAATGTATATTTTAGAGAAGTAAAGTATGGATTAGCAGACGAAGAGTACCTTTATGAGGTTCATACAATATAAATAGGGCATACAGTGAGTAAAACGCAAAACAAAAAATTATTTATACAAACATTGGGTTGTCAGATGAATGACACTGATTCACAGCATATAATTGCAGAATTAGAAAAGCATAAAAATTATGTGACAACAGATATTATGGAAGAAGCAGATTTAATTATCATTAATACTTGTTCTGTAAGAGAAAAACCAGTGCAAAAACTGTTTTCTGAAATTGGACAGTTTAATGTTAAGAAAAAACCAGGCGCAAAAATTGGTGTATGTGGATGTACGGCTTCACATCTTGGAAAAGATATTATGAAACGTGCTCCTTATGTTGATTTTGTTGTAGGTGCACGAAATATATCAAAAATAAAAGATGTGGTTGATATTAAAGGTGCAGTTGAAATTGACATTAATCATGATGAATCAACCTATGACTTTGCATCCTTAAAAACATCTAAATACCGAACGGCTGTGAATATCTCTATTGGTTGTGATAAAAAATGTACCTATTGTATTGTTCCAGCAACCAGAGGTGAAGAGATTTCTATTCCTATTGAAATGCTTGTAACTCAAATACAGCGTGATGTTGATAATGGTGCTGTTGAAGTAATGTTATTGGGACAAAATGTAAATTCTTATGGAAGACGTTTTTCAGACGGACGTCCTAAGAGTACTTTTACCAAACTTTTACAAGAAATTTCTAAAATTGATAAATTAAGAAGAATACGATTTACTTCTCCTCATCCTTTACATATGGGAGATGAATTTTTAGATGAGTTTGTAAAAAACCCTAAAATTTCTAAATGTATTCACATGCCACTTCAAAGTGGATCAACGAGTATTTTAAAAGCTATGAAACGTGGTTATACCAAAGAATGGTTTTTAAATCGGGCTAAAAAATTAAAAGATGCTGTGCCTGAACTGCGAATTACAACAGATATTATTGTTGCTTTTCCAGGCGAAACACATGAAGATTTCTTAGATACAATGGATGTAGTAAAGCAAGTTAAATTTGATCAAATTTTTAACTTCAAATATTCCCCAAGACCAAATACAGCTGCCCTTGCATTCAAAGATATAGAAATTGAAGATAAACTAGCAGGTGCTAGGCTAACTGAACTTATAGATTTACATAAAGAACATCAAAGCGAATTATTAGCTAAAAATGTTGGTAAAACTATGGAAGTATTTTTCGAAGATCTAAAATCAAATGGTGAAGTTGCTGGGCTTAGTGATAATTCTTTACTTGTATTTGCAGAAGGTAGTGATGAACTTTTAGGAAAATTTGTAAATGTAAAAATCATTTCATCTACACGAACGGCATTAAAAGGTGAAGTTATTAAATAATGAAAACATTCAAAAAATATTTGCAGATTAATATTTTACCTTTTATCCTTCAATTATTTGTTCGTTTTGTTTATTTAACTTCTAAAAAAACCTTTCACCATCCAAAAAACAATTTTGACAAGGAAGCTTGTGTCATTGTTTTTTGGCATGGAGAACTTATTATGCAATCTTTTAATTATAAATATTTTAGAAAAAAAAATAAAGTTTCTGCAATGATTTCTGAGCATAAAGATGGAGAAATAGTAAGTAGAATGAGTGAGTATTTGGGAATTCATTCTTTAAGAGGTTCTAGTACTAGAGGTGGTGTAAAAGCACTTATTGGTGCAATAAAAGAACTTAAAGCAGGAAATGATGTTGCCATTACACCAGATGGTCCAAAAGGTCCACGCCATAGTGTTGCGGATGGAGTAGTTGCCATTGCACAAAAAACAAAGTGTAAAGTTTTTTTCTGTAATGTGAAAACTACAAAATTTTGGCAGTTTAATTCTTGGGATAAATTTGTTATTCCAAAACCTTTTGGTAAAATAGATTTTTATATTCAAGAGGCATGCAGTTTTGATGATTTGAGCACGGAAGAAGCAAAACAGCTTGTAAGAGAAAAACTTTTAATAAATTCTATGACTTAAGGTTTTGTTATGTTTAGTAAAGAATCACAATTTATCAATATTATTAAACAAGACAAACAATTAAAAATTAATTACAAAAAAATCAAAAACAAACAAATAATTTCAGCCAATCAAGCATCTTTTTTATTACAAGATAATTTTTTAAGTAAAGATATTATTTTCAAAGTAGATACTTTAAAAGAAGAAGTTTTTGAAACCTATACAAGCTCAATCATTATTAACATAAATGAACGTATTATTAGGGCTAAAAATAGTTATAATAAAAATGATACTTATTGTGTAAAACTCAATGAAGAATACAATTTATTAATGAAAAAAGACAGTTTATTTGAATTTGAACATTATTACAAAAAAATTGGTTTTGATTATACTTTTTCTCCTTTTCATATCTTAAATTTACACAATGAACAAAACCCTAAACCCAACTCTTTAAGTGTTTTAATCGTTAATTATCATGCTTATATTTTAATTGTAAATTATAAAAACGATATTGTTTTTTATAAAATTGTAAAAATATCCTCTTTTGATGATATTAAAACATCTTCTTTTTATGAAAATGAACAAGTAGGACAAAAACTTTATGATGAAATATATTATTTTGAACTTAACAATTTAATTAAAGAAGCAGTAAAAGAATATTATTCTAAAAAAAATGTTTCTTTTATAGATCAAATTACGATTTTATATAATCAAAAACAATTAGATATTTCACAAATTAAAAACTTTGAAGATGAACTTTTAATGGAAATAAATTATCACAGTATTTCCATTACTGAGTCACTGTATGAACTTA
The Campylobacteraceae bacterium genome window above contains:
- the miaB gene encoding tRNA (N6-isopentenyl adenosine(37)-C2)-methylthiotransferase MiaB, with protein sequence MSKTQNKKLFIQTLGCQMNDTDSQHIIAELEKHKNYVTTDIMEEADLIIINTCSVREKPVQKLFSEIGQFNVKKKPGAKIGVCGCTASHLGKDIMKRAPYVDFVVGARNISKIKDVVDIKGAVEIDINHDESTYDFASLKTSKYRTAVNISIGCDKKCTYCIVPATRGEEISIPIEMLVTQIQRDVDNGAVEVMLLGQNVNSYGRRFSDGRPKSTFTKLLQEISKIDKLRRIRFTSPHPLHMGDEFLDEFVKNPKISKCIHMPLQSGSTSILKAMKRGYTKEWFLNRAKKLKDAVPELRITTDIIVAFPGETHEDFLDTMDVVKQVKFDQIFNFKYSPRPNTAALAFKDIEIEDKLAGARLTELIDLHKEHQSELLAKNVGKTMEVFFEDLKSNGEVAGLSDNSLLVFAEGSDELLGKFVNVKIISSTRTALKGEVIK
- the nusA gene encoding transcription termination/antitermination protein NusA, whose amino-acid sequence is MDKIIDILDSIAYEKGLKIEDVENALKEALIKTAEKMVDHTLKFDAEIDKENKKLNLFQKVEVIDEDDKRLLANAVDEWDKPLNIDNYMIIDEAKEIDADLEIGDFINYDLEFENMGRNAASILYNNFEYRLQRFIEVNLLAKYQDKVGKIINGTVTRIDREENTYVEIGEVRGMLSRKNRIKGESFKIGDTLKSVVKIVTITKENGLVVELSRTSPKFLEGLLALEVPELKDKRIAIEASARIPGARAKIALSTYDAQIDPIGSVVGVKGVRIMAVSAQLNGENIDCVEFSDTPEMFISRALSPAIISSVKIEPSKSIDERPKAIVTIPSDQKSKAIGRAGLNIRLASMLTRHTIELVETDAIGIQDSGNSSKNEVKTKDTTSLEALFK
- a CDS encoding lysophospholipid acyltransferase family protein; translated protein: MKTFKKYLQINILPFILQLFVRFVYLTSKKTFHHPKNNFDKEACVIVFWHGELIMQSFNYKYFRKKNKVSAMISEHKDGEIVSRMSEYLGIHSLRGSSTRGGVKALIGAIKELKAGNDVAITPDGPKGPRHSVADGVVAIAQKTKCKVFFCNVKTTKFWQFNSWDKFVIPKPFGKIDFYIQEACSFDDLSTEEAKQLVREKLLINSMT